In a single window of the Cupriavidus basilensis genome:
- a CDS encoding M81 family metallopeptidase, giving the protein MRFVIALMRHETNTFSPIATPLSSFCRGTGVDGPTSGEVAIRACEGTNNAAAAFIDMVRSQGDEFVMPLLANAVPSGIVTAQAFEFMCDSIVAAVREGCDAVMLDLHGAMVAQGYPDAEGELLRRIRAVAPDVPIAVALDFHANFSDDLVGNATAIAGYCTYPHIDVYETGARAARTLMAALRGEARPVVLSRTLPMLTHMLRQTPQEQPMKDIMERAMAAERDGEVLNASVFGGFPLADIPHVGLTVVIVADAGREQAARQLLDELTSMAWARRADFVFPIEPMAESVARAKTLDGGPVVLVDHGDNCGAGGPTDQMSVLAEVMRQGLDDVVAGPFWDPAAVAQMIEAGVGQQVTLAVGGRTDMPALQIKGQPLMLTGRVKCITDGNYQVTGPMFTGVRLSLGRVAVLDVGGVLVMVCEKPQEPFDTGVFTHAGIDLARKKYILIKSRQHFRAGFGPIARHIVLVAGPGVCSSDYSVFPFKNLRRPIYPLEPNTTLDLATA; this is encoded by the coding sequence ATGCGCTTTGTCATTGCCCTGATGCGGCATGAGACCAATACCTTTTCGCCGATCGCCACGCCGCTGTCGTCATTCTGCCGGGGCACGGGCGTGGACGGGCCGACCTCCGGTGAGGTTGCCATCCGCGCCTGCGAAGGCACCAACAATGCCGCCGCGGCCTTTATCGACATGGTGCGCAGCCAGGGCGACGAGTTCGTCATGCCGCTGCTGGCCAATGCCGTGCCCAGCGGCATCGTGACTGCGCAGGCGTTCGAATTCATGTGTGATTCCATCGTGGCGGCGGTTCGCGAGGGATGCGATGCGGTCATGCTTGACCTGCACGGCGCGATGGTGGCGCAGGGCTATCCCGATGCCGAGGGTGAGCTGCTCAGGCGTATCCGTGCCGTCGCACCTGACGTGCCCATTGCGGTAGCGCTGGACTTTCACGCCAACTTCAGCGATGACCTGGTGGGCAATGCAACGGCCATCGCAGGCTACTGCACCTATCCCCACATTGACGTGTACGAGACCGGCGCGCGCGCCGCGCGCACGCTGATGGCCGCCCTGCGGGGCGAGGCCCGGCCGGTCGTCCTGTCGCGCACCTTGCCGATGCTCACGCATATGCTGCGGCAGACCCCGCAAGAGCAGCCCATGAAGGACATCATGGAGCGCGCCATGGCGGCGGAGCGGGACGGCGAAGTCCTGAATGCCTCGGTGTTCGGCGGATTTCCCCTCGCCGATATTCCCCACGTCGGCCTGACCGTGGTGATCGTGGCCGATGCCGGGCGCGAGCAGGCCGCCCGGCAGTTGTTGGACGAATTAACGTCAATGGCCTGGGCGCGCCGCGCAGACTTCGTGTTCCCGATCGAGCCGATGGCGGAGTCGGTGGCGCGCGCCAAGACGCTCGACGGCGGCCCCGTGGTGCTGGTCGATCATGGCGACAACTGTGGCGCCGGCGGCCCTACCGACCAGATGAGCGTGCTGGCCGAAGTGATGCGCCAGGGACTGGACGATGTCGTGGCCGGCCCTTTCTGGGACCCGGCCGCGGTGGCGCAGATGATCGAGGCTGGCGTCGGGCAGCAGGTCACGCTTGCGGTGGGCGGGCGGACCGATATGCCCGCGTTGCAAATCAAAGGCCAGCCCTTGATGCTGACCGGGCGGGTGAAGTGCATTACCGACGGCAACTACCAGGTGACCGGACCGATGTTCACCGGGGTGCGGCTCAGTCTTGGCCGTGTGGCCGTGCTCGACGTGGGCGGCGTGCTGGTGATGGTTTGTGAGAAGCCGCAGGAGCCATTCGACACCGGCGTGTTCACGCATGCAGGCATCGACCTGGCGCGCAAGAAATACATCCTGATCAAGTCGCGCCAGCACTTCCGTGCGGGGTTCGGTCCGATTGCCAGGCATATCGTGCTGGTCGCGGGTCCGGGGGTGTGCAGTTCCGACTACAGCGTGTTTCCCTTCAAGAACCTCCGGCGGCCGATCTATCCGCTGGAACCGAATACCACGCTGGACTTGGCTACGGCGTAA